From one Thalassospira lucentensis genomic stretch:
- a CDS encoding peptidylprolyl isomerase: protein MSNGGIGGGAQAQSADASQDLENTLYLDLEAGRVVIKLRPDLAPKHVERIKELTREGFYDGLTFHRVIEGFMAQGGDPKGDGTGGSGQKLPAEFSNEHHVRGTVSMARSANPNSADSQFFIVFADAPHLDGQYTIWGQVVSGMEYVDGLKRGAPWANGRVADPDHIVKMQVAADAQ, encoded by the coding sequence ATGTCGAACGGTGGAATCGGCGGCGGTGCTCAGGCCCAGTCGGCCGATGCATCGCAGGATCTGGAAAATACCCTGTATCTGGATCTTGAAGCAGGTCGCGTTGTGATCAAGCTGCGCCCGGATCTGGCGCCCAAGCATGTCGAGCGTATCAAGGAACTGACCCGAGAAGGTTTCTATGATGGCCTGACCTTCCATCGTGTGATCGAAGGTTTCATGGCGCAGGGCGGTGATCCCAAAGGGGACGGTACCGGCGGATCTGGCCAGAAGCTTCCGGCGGAGTTTTCAAACGAACATCACGTGCGCGGCACTGTTTCGATGGCGCGTTCTGCCAATCCGAACAGTGCTGATTCGCAGTTCTTCATCGTCTTTGCCGACGCGCCGCATCTTGATGGACAATATACCATCTGGGGGCAGGTCGTATCGGGCATGGAATATGTTGATGGTCTGAAGCGCGGGGCTCCGTGGGCCAATGGCCGGGTTGCTGATCCGGACCATATTGTAAAAATGCAGGTCGCGGCTGACGCGCAATAA
- the gyrA gene encoding DNA gyrase subunit A — protein MSTKETNPDSRDIFPVSIEQEMRRSYLDYAMSVIVSRALPDVRDGLKPVHRRILYAMHENGFEWNKPFRKSARVVGDVMGKYHPHGDSAIYDAMVRMAQGFSMRLPLIDGQGNFGSMDGDKAAAMRYTEARMAKSAHFLLDDIDKETIDFRDNYDETTKEPSVLPARFPNMLVNGAGGIAVGMATNIPPHNLGEVIDGCMAYVDNPAITVEGLMEFVHGPDFPTGALILGRSGIHSAFKTGRGSVVMRARTHVEEIRANREAIIVTEVPYQVNKATLMEKIAELVRDKKIEGISDLRDESDRSGVRMVIEIKRDAVADVVLNQLFRFTALQTSFGVNMLALNRGKPELMNLKDIIQAFVEFREEVITRRTIHLLKKARERAHLVVGLGIAVANIDEVIRLIRAAADPQIAREQLMERSWPAGDIVPLIELIADPNQVGSDDGNYRLSEAQARAILELRLHRLTGLERDKIASELTELGEKIKDFLDILGSRERKMIILKDELTEMRNEFANERRSEIQEAEFEHDIEDLIAREEMVVTVSHSGYIQRVPLSTYRAQRRGGKGRSGMATREEDFVSKLFVANTHTPVLFFSSEGMVYKMKVWRLPLGTPQSRGKALVNLLPLSEGEYITTVLPLPDEEEWPNLHVMFATSTGNVRRNSLADFVNVKSNGKIAMKLEEDRGDKLIAVQTCTDDDDILLTTRLGKCIRFRVGDVRVFTGRNSVGVRGIRLAEEDAVIAMSVLFGNHASMEERDEYLSIASKLRREEISADDALPLEILSQERYGELLAGDQLILSVTENGYGKRTSAYEYRVTGRGGQGFANIEMSERNGNVAASFVIEEGDELMMVTNGGKVIRMPTHDIRIAGRKTQGVTLFRTAEDEQVVAVERLSNLGDNGDEELEGEEGAEGIEIAAGEDAPIVADDSSEAVETGSDDIDE, from the coding sequence TTGTCCACCAAAGAGACCAACCCAGATAGCCGCGATATTTTCCCGGTATCCATCGAACAAGAAATGCGCCGCAGCTACCTCGATTACGCGATGAGCGTGATCGTCAGCCGTGCGCTTCCAGACGTCCGTGACGGTTTGAAACCGGTTCACCGCCGCATTCTGTATGCGATGCATGAAAACGGCTTTGAATGGAACAAACCGTTCCGCAAGTCGGCCCGTGTGGTCGGGGACGTTATGGGTAAATATCACCCGCACGGCGATAGCGCTATTTACGACGCAATGGTTCGTATGGCGCAGGGGTTCTCCATGCGCTTGCCGCTGATTGACGGGCAGGGGAACTTCGGTTCGATGGACGGCGACAAGGCCGCCGCCATGCGTTACACCGAAGCCCGTATGGCCAAATCAGCCCACTTTCTGCTCGACGATATCGATAAGGAAACCATCGATTTCCGCGATAACTACGACGAAACCACCAAGGAACCATCGGTTCTGCCGGCACGTTTTCCGAACATGCTGGTCAATGGTGCGGGCGGTATCGCAGTCGGTATGGCCACCAATATTCCGCCGCACAACCTTGGCGAAGTTATTGATGGATGCATGGCCTATGTTGATAATCCGGCCATTACCGTCGAAGGTCTGATGGAATTCGTGCATGGTCCAGATTTTCCAACCGGTGCGCTGATCCTTGGCCGTTCGGGTATTCATTCGGCCTTTAAGACCGGTCGTGGTTCTGTCGTTATGCGGGCACGTACCCATGTCGAGGAAATCCGCGCCAATCGCGAGGCCATTATCGTCACCGAAGTTCCCTATCAGGTGAACAAGGCGACGCTGATGGAAAAAATCGCGGAACTGGTCCGCGACAAAAAGATCGAAGGCATTTCCGATCTGCGTGACGAGTCTGACCGTTCGGGCGTTCGCATGGTTATCGAGATCAAGCGCGATGCGGTTGCCGATGTCGTTCTGAACCAGTTGTTCCGCTTTACCGCGCTTCAGACCTCGTTTGGTGTCAATATGCTGGCGCTGAACCGTGGCAAGCCGGAATTGATGAACCTGAAAGACATCATTCAGGCATTCGTCGAGTTCCGCGAAGAAGTCATTACACGCCGGACCATTCACCTGCTGAAAAAGGCGCGTGAACGTGCCCATCTGGTGGTAGGTCTTGGTATTGCTGTTGCCAACATCGACGAAGTCATTCGTTTGATTCGTGCCGCTGCTGACCCGCAGATTGCACGTGAACAGCTGATGGAACGCAGTTGGCCGGCGGGCGATATTGTTCCGTTGATCGAGCTGATAGCCGATCCGAACCAGGTTGGTTCGGACGATGGCAATTATCGCCTGTCCGAAGCGCAGGCGCGCGCAATCCTTGAACTGCGTCTGCATCGCCTGACCGGTCTGGAACGTGATAAAATCGCGTCCGAATTGACCGAATTGGGCGAGAAGATCAAAGATTTCCTTGATATCCTTGGTTCACGCGAACGCAAGATGATCATCCTGAAGGATGAACTGACGGAAATGCGTAACGAGTTTGCCAATGAACGTCGCAGTGAAATTCAGGAAGCCGAATTCGAACACGACATCGAAGACCTGATTGCCCGCGAAGAAATGGTCGTGACCGTTTCGCACAGCGGTTATATCCAGCGAGTTCCGCTGTCGACCTACCGCGCACAGCGTCGCGGTGGCAAAGGCCGTTCGGGCATGGCAACGCGTGAAGAGGATTTCGTATCCAAACTGTTCGTGGCCAACACCCACACCCCGGTTCTGTTCTTCAGCTCCGAGGGGATGGTTTACAAGATGAAAGTCTGGCGTCTGCCGCTGGGCACGCCGCAATCGCGCGGCAAGGCGCTTGTGAACCTGCTGCCGCTGTCCGAAGGCGAATATATCACAACGGTTCTGCCGCTTCCTGACGAGGAAGAATGGCCAAACCTGCATGTGATGTTTGCGACTTCGACCGGTAACGTCCGCCGTAACAGTCTTGCCGATTTCGTAAATGTGAAATCAAACGGCAAGATCGCCATGAAACTTGAAGAAGATCGTGGTGACAAACTGATTGCGGTTCAGACCTGTACCGATGATGACGATATTCTGCTGACGACCCGTCTGGGTAAATGCATTCGTTTCCGTGTCGGGGACGTTCGTGTCTTTACTGGCCGTAACTCGGTCGGTGTACGCGGTATTCGTCTTGCGGAAGAGGACGCGGTCATCGCGATGTCCGTCCTGTTTGGTAACCATGCCTCCATGGAAGAACGTGACGAGTATCTTTCGATTGCAAGCAAGCTGCGTCGTGAGGAAATCTCGGCTGATGATGCTTTGCCTTTGGAAATCCTTTCGCAGGAACGTTACGGCGAACTTCTGGCGGGCGATCAACTGATCCTTTCGGTTACCGAAAACGGTTATGGCAAACGTACGTCTGCCTATGAATACCGTGTTACGGGCCGTGGTGGTCAGGGCTTTGCCAATATCGAGATGTCGGAACGTAACGGCAATGTCGCGGCGTCCTTCGTAATTGAAGAAGGCGACGAGCTGATGATGGTCACCAATGGTGGCAAGGTCATCCGTATGCCGACACACGATATCCGCATCGCCGGTCGCAAGACACAGGGGGTTACCCTGTTCCGTACGGCCGAAGATGAACAGGTTGTTGCTGTCGAACGTCTGTCAAATCTGGGCGATAATGGTGATGAGGAGCTTGAAGGCGAAGAAGGTGCAGAAGGCATCGAAATCGCAGCAGGCGAAGATGCACCGATCGTTGCTGATGATAGCAGCGAGGCAGTGGAAACCGGTTCTGACGACATCGACGAATAA
- a CDS encoding putative metalloprotease CJM1_0395 family protein, whose translation MTQAGAIQLIPGSGGQLGQVIATRALLGAGHQSADSGSAGNGSAGPQLRSAAVSIRPINEATSAAQASDIAANAPSSPVNSAASIVTIIQQLDPRTLPGAAAPDTRSPATQQREAREETPESARRPTSNPALLTDREREIVRELQARDANVRTEEESHQTLAGANAGMISYSYTAGPDGRLYATGGKVSIHPLQGLDGIAAIANQAAISRAASMPGTSSADFNVAQGASRNISAMIATQAIAAAESYRMTLGLNAAPGNIDITG comes from the coding sequence ATGACACAGGCCGGTGCAATTCAGCTTATCCCCGGCAGTGGCGGGCAATTGGGGCAGGTCATTGCCACCCGAGCCCTCCTCGGTGCCGGACACCAATCGGCAGATTCTGGTTCTGCCGGTAATGGTTCTGCTGGGCCACAATTAAGGTCTGCCGCCGTTTCGATCCGTCCGATCAACGAAGCCACCTCTGCCGCACAGGCATCCGATATAGCGGCAAACGCGCCTTCTTCGCCGGTCAACAGCGCAGCATCAATTGTAACCATCATTCAGCAGCTTGATCCTCGCACCCTGCCGGGGGCAGCAGCACCCGACACCCGAAGTCCTGCCACGCAACAACGCGAAGCGCGCGAGGAAACACCTGAAAGTGCGCGCAGACCAACAAGCAACCCAGCCCTTCTGACCGACCGCGAACGCGAGATTGTACGTGAATTGCAGGCACGGGACGCCAATGTCCGGACCGAAGAAGAAAGCCATCAGACCCTTGCCGGCGCGAATGCCGGAATGATCAGTTACAGCTACACCGCCGGTCCCGACGGGCGGCTTTATGCCACGGGCGGCAAGGTCAGCATTCATCCGCTTCAGGGCCTTGACGGGATTGCGGCGATTGCCAATCAGGCCGCCATATCGCGCGCCGCCTCTATGCCCGGAACATCATCGGCCGACTTCAATGTTGCGCAGGGCGCCTCACGTAATATCAGTGCGATGATCGCAACACAGGCGATTGCGGCCGCAGAAAGCTACCGCATGACACTGGGACTGAACGCGGCACCGGGCAATATCGATATTACGGGCTGA
- the pyrC gene encoding dihydroorotase has protein sequence MPANSVNRITFRRPDDWHLHLRDGAMLEGVIGETSEHFARAIIMPNLVPPVVKTADAIAYRDRINAVIPQGHDFTPLMTLYLTEGTNPDDVEEGYRNGVITALKLYPAGATTNSASGVRDFDKAMPVLERMASLGIPLCVHGEVTDPEIDIFDREAVFIDRVLDPLRKRLPELRVIMEHITTEDGVEYVKASDKNLGATITTHHLIINRNAILVGGIHPHFYCLPVAKREKHRLALRKAATSGDVRFFLGTDSAPHTDDRKESACGCAGIFTANNTVQLLAHVFEEEGALDKLEGFASVNGPQFYGLPLNGDKITLEKRDEAAAFPARIETGEGPVTVFDPGFPIYWHYAD, from the coding sequence ATGCCCGCAAATTCAGTAAATCGCATTACCTTTCGCCGTCCCGATGACTGGCATCTGCATCTGCGCGATGGCGCGATGCTTGAAGGGGTTATTGGCGAAACCAGCGAACATTTTGCGCGTGCGATCATTATGCCGAACCTTGTGCCGCCGGTGGTCAAGACCGCTGATGCGATTGCCTATCGTGACCGGATTAACGCGGTCATCCCGCAGGGTCACGACTTTACGCCGCTGATGACGCTTTACCTGACCGAAGGCACCAATCCCGACGATGTCGAAGAAGGATATCGAAATGGCGTGATTACGGCGTTGAAGCTGTATCCGGCCGGGGCGACGACGAATTCGGCAAGTGGAGTGCGCGATTTCGACAAGGCGATGCCTGTGCTGGAACGCATGGCAAGTCTTGGCATTCCACTTTGCGTGCACGGCGAAGTTACCGACCCCGAGATTGATATTTTCGACCGCGAGGCCGTGTTCATCGATCGCGTTCTTGATCCGCTGCGCAAGCGTTTGCCTGAACTTCGCGTGATCATGGAACATATCACCACCGAAGACGGCGTTGAATACGTCAAGGCCTCTGACAAGAATCTTGGCGCGACGATCACGACGCACCACCTGATCATCAACCGTAATGCCATTCTGGTTGGCGGCATTCATCCGCATTTCTATTGCCTGCCGGTGGCCAAGCGTGAAAAGCATCGCCTCGCATTGCGCAAGGCCGCGACCAGCGGTGATGTGCGCTTCTTTCTGGGGACTGACTCAGCGCCGCATACCGATGATCGCAAGGAAAGCGCATGCGGTTGTGCCGGTATCTTTACCGCCAATAACACGGTCCAGCTTCTGGCCCATGTGTTCGAGGAAGAAGGGGCGCTAGACAAGCTTGAAGGCTTTGCCTCGGTCAACGGGCCGCAATTCTATGGTCTGCCGTTGAATGGCGACAAGATCACGCTGGAAAAGCGCGATGAGGCGGCAGCATTCCCGGCCAGAATTGAAACCGGTGAGGGTCCCGTCACAGTGTTTGATCCGGGTTTCCCGATTTACTGGCACTATGCCGATTAG
- a CDS encoding 4-oxalocrotonate tautomerase family protein has translation MPYVNIKITREGTTKGEISTTVKEKQALIKGISDLLFEVLGKPHNSTFVVIDEVETDNWGVGGIPVTEHRKQAAAKAG, from the coding sequence ATGCCTTATGTGAATATCAAGATCACCCGTGAGGGAACCACCAAGGGAGAAATCAGCACCACGGTCAAAGAAAAGCAGGCCCTGATAAAGGGGATTAGCGACCTTTTGTTCGAGGTTCTGGGCAAACCGCATAACAGCACCTTCGTTGTCATCGACGAAGTCGAGACAGATAACTGGGGCGTTGGCGGTATTCCGGTTACCGAGCATCGAAAACAGGCTGCGGCAAAGGCCGGTTGA
- a CDS encoding Gfo/Idh/MocA family oxidoreductase: MKWGVISTAKIGTEKVIPAMQESDKLEILAIAGRDLEKTRETAQSLRIPRAYGSYEELLADPSIEAIYNPLPNHLHVEWTIKALEAGKHVLCEKPIGLDTEDAKRLIAARDKSGKHVLEAFMVRHHPQWQEARRLVESGQIGTITTVQSIFTYFNADPNNVRNKKDIGGGGLLDIGCYCIVGPRYITGKEPVRVVSLMDKDPKFGTDRLVSGMLDFGSGIQASFVCGTQSAAVQRVHILGTEGRVEIIMPFNPIPENPALIRIGTQKQPGFDEAREIKFPICNHYTLQGENATAIFNGESPIDYPIEDAIANMQILDALSRSARTGSWEMVSS, encoded by the coding sequence ATGAAGTGGGGCGTCATCAGCACGGCAAAGATCGGTACGGAAAAGGTCATTCCGGCCATGCAGGAAAGCGACAAACTTGAAATTCTTGCCATTGCCGGACGTGATCTTGAAAAAACGCGCGAAACCGCCCAAAGCCTGCGCATTCCGCGCGCCTATGGTTCCTACGAAGAACTGTTGGCCGATCCGTCAATCGAGGCAATCTATAATCCCCTGCCCAACCATCTTCATGTGGAATGGACGATCAAGGCGCTGGAAGCAGGAAAACACGTACTGTGCGAAAAACCGATCGGACTGGACACCGAAGATGCCAAGCGCCTGATTGCGGCGCGCGACAAAAGCGGCAAGCATGTACTTGAGGCCTTCATGGTCCGTCATCATCCGCAGTGGCAGGAAGCACGTCGGCTCGTTGAAAGCGGTCAGATCGGTACGATCACCACGGTGCAAAGCATCTTTACCTATTTCAATGCCGATCCGAACAATGTGCGTAACAAAAAGGATATCGGCGGCGGCGGTTTGCTTGATATCGGCTGTTACTGCATCGTCGGCCCGCGCTACATCACCGGCAAGGAACCGGTGCGTGTGGTTTCCCTGATGGACAAGGATCCGAAATTCGGCACCGACCGGCTTGTTTCGGGCATGCTCGATTTCGGAAGCGGCATTCAGGCAAGCTTTGTTTGCGGCACACAGTCGGCTGCCGTGCAACGCGTTCATATCCTTGGCACCGAAGGCCGCGTCGAAATCATTATGCCGTTCAACCCGATCCCTGAAAATCCGGCACTGATACGTATCGGCACGCAAAAACAGCCCGGTTTTGACGAAGCACGCGAAATCAAATTCCCGATCTGCAACCATTATACCCTGCAGGGAGAGAATGCGACGGCGATCTTTAATGGCGAAAGCCCGATCGATTATCCGATCGAGGACGCCATCGCCAATATGCAGATCCTCGATGCTCTGAGCCGCTCTGCACGTACTGGAAGCTGGGAAATGGTCAGTTCCTGA
- a CDS encoding SDR family oxidoreductase, with the protein MSNERKVAIITGASQGIGAGVVKTYRELGYAVVANSRNIAASEDNEVVTVAGDISDPVIAAKIVETAEDRFGRIDTLINNAGIFISKPFHEYSAEDFENVLRVNVAGFFHITQRVIPLMLRQGRGHIVQITTGLVHQALAGVPSGLATLTKGGLDSVTRGLAIEYAKQGIRVNAIAPGIIKTPMHAPEHFEFFEGLHPMGRMGEVENISDAVRYLELADFVTGETLNVDGGQHAGRW; encoded by the coding sequence ATGAGTAACGAACGGAAAGTTGCCATTATAACCGGTGCTTCCCAGGGCATTGGTGCCGGTGTTGTCAAAACCTATCGTGAACTGGGATATGCGGTGGTTGCCAACTCACGCAATATCGCGGCTAGTGAAGATAACGAAGTCGTGACTGTTGCCGGTGATATCAGCGACCCGGTGATTGCGGCAAAGATTGTTGAAACTGCGGAAGACCGTTTTGGGCGGATTGATACCCTGATCAATAATGCGGGCATTTTTATCAGCAAGCCATTTCATGAATATTCTGCCGAAGATTTCGAGAATGTTCTACGGGTGAATGTTGCCGGGTTCTTCCACATCACGCAGCGTGTCATTCCCCTGATGCTGCGGCAGGGGCGCGGTCATATCGTCCAGATTACAACTGGTTTGGTTCATCAGGCTCTGGCCGGTGTTCCATCCGGTTTGGCAACCCTTACAAAGGGCGGGTTGGACTCGGTAACCCGTGGGCTTGCGATTGAGTATGCCAAGCAGGGTATTCGTGTGAACGCCATTGCGCCGGGCATCATCAAAACACCGATGCATGCACCCGAACATTTCGAATTCTTCGAAGGCCTTCATCCGATGGGACGAATGGGCGAGGTTGAAAACATTTCTGATGCTGTTCGTTATCTCGAACTGGCCGACTTCGTTACCGGTGAAACCCTGAATGTCGATGGTGGTCAGCACGCCGGTCGCTGGTAA
- a CDS encoding DUF547 domain-containing protein, which yields MNDIEHRILRPIWQDPRIHYALNCASIGCPALMATAYDGSRIEEQLDKAALAFIRDERAVRVAEDGSEVEFSSLFDWYRSDFGKNDAAFSDHLARYAGLEFATWLSVHGDDLPISGYHYDWSLNDSGP from the coding sequence CTGAATGATATTGAACATCGCATCCTGCGTCCGATCTGGCAGGATCCCCGCATTCATTATGCGCTTAACTGTGCGTCGATTGGCTGTCCGGCACTGATGGCAACGGCCTATGACGGCAGCCGTATAGAAGAGCAACTTGATAAGGCTGCTTTGGCGTTCATTCGGGATGAGCGCGCGGTGCGAGTGGCAGAAGATGGATCAGAGGTGGAGTTTTCATCGCTTTTTGACTGGTATCGATCCGATTTTGGCAAAAACGATGCCGCGTTTTCCGATCATCTGGCGCGCTATGCCGGATTGGAATTCGCAACATGGCTGAGCGTCCACGGGGATGACTTGCCAATCAGCGGCTATCATTACGACTGGTCATTGAACGATAGCGGTCCGTGA
- a CDS encoding DUF547 domain-containing protein, giving the protein MKRLWMPVVTVLWAMLPVVAFAAPDADLWPAWQTHDTSNEAEIDHSPWQTILDHHLIVVSSGVTKFDYAGAKSSSRKQISDYLAAMQSVEIDGYSREQQMAFWINLYNAQTVAVVLDHYPVDSIRGINISPGWFSVGPWDKKLLLVEGRSLSSE; this is encoded by the coding sequence TTGAAACGTTTATGGATGCCGGTCGTGACCGTGCTTTGGGCTATGTTGCCGGTGGTTGCATTCGCCGCACCGGATGCTGATCTTTGGCCGGCATGGCAGACCCATGACACTTCAAACGAAGCAGAAATTGATCATTCTCCCTGGCAAACGATTCTTGATCATCACCTGATTGTGGTTTCGTCGGGTGTCACAAAGTTCGATTATGCCGGGGCCAAATCATCAAGCCGTAAACAAATTTCAGACTACCTTGCCGCAATGCAATCCGTTGAAATCGATGGATACAGCCGCGAACAGCAAATGGCATTCTGGATCAATCTTTATAATGCGCAAACAGTTGCGGTGGTCCTGGATCATTATCCGGTCGACAGTATTCGCGGCATCAATATTTCGCCTGGCTGGTTCTCGGTGGGGCCGTGGGACAAAAAACTTCTGCTGGTCGAGGGACGGTCACTGAGTTCTGAATGA
- the coaD gene encoding pantetheine-phosphate adenylyltransferase — protein MNEQSSNASRIGIYPGTFDPVTQGHMDIIRRATRIVDRLIVGVAVNAGKGPMFGVEERCALVEEALKAAGGEVAACTIVKPFGSLLMQFAQENGSSIIIRGLRAVSDFEYEFQMAGMNARLAPKVETVFLMASDKQQFVSSRFVKEIARLGGNVTEFVPANVLKRLHEKLAEEKE, from the coding sequence ATGAACGAACAGTCTTCAAACGCCTCACGTATCGGGATTTATCCGGGCACGTTTGACCCGGTAACCCAGGGGCATATGGACATTATTCGTCGCGCGACCCGCATCGTTGACAGGCTTATTGTCGGCGTTGCGGTTAATGCGGGAAAGGGCCCTATGTTTGGGGTCGAAGAACGTTGCGCACTGGTCGAAGAGGCTCTTAAGGCTGCGGGTGGCGAAGTTGCTGCCTGTACCATCGTGAAGCCGTTCGGATCGCTTCTCATGCAGTTTGCCCAGGAAAATGGGTCAAGCATCATCATTCGTGGTCTGAGGGCCGTTTCGGATTTCGAATATGAATTCCAGATGGCCGGAATGAATGCCCGTCTTGCCCCCAAGGTCGAGACGGTCTTTTTGATGGCGTCGGATAAACAGCAATTCGTGTCCTCACGCTTTGTGAAGGAAATCGCCCGTCTAGGCGGTAATGTTACCGAATTTGTGCCGGCAAACGTGCTGAAGCGACTGCACGAAAAGCTGGCCGAAGAAAAGGAATAG
- a CDS encoding DMT family transporter, which translates to MTRPGIREFALLFLLALMWGSSFTFIKIGVHAYSPLVVAAGRLSVAALVLWAFAFIRKSDLPKGRRAWWSTFFVALLGNAIPFFLISYGETEIDAGLAAILMSVVPLTTVALAHFVTHDEKLSTGKALGVVLGTIGVIVLVGPETLTGLGGQLVFQLAVLIAAVCYAISSLVARNLRDQPRVGSAAVILTFAALMLAPFALFVDQPWNMGWDVDGALSILYLGIFPTGIAMFLILYLIARAGASFVVFNNYLVPAVGVMVGFLVLQEVPQPTSVIALGVILAGIAVSQIRFGRKTVRDKDVAEIECDPVAPIMTAPNGKK; encoded by the coding sequence ATGACACGTCCGGGAATTCGTGAATTTGCGTTGCTGTTTTTGCTGGCGCTGATGTGGGGCAGCTCATTCACCTTCATCAAGATCGGTGTGCATGCCTATTCGCCGTTGGTGGTCGCAGCCGGGCGGCTGAGCGTTGCCGCACTCGTGCTTTGGGCCTTTGCTTTTATCCGGAAAAGTGACCTCCCAAAGGGGCGGCGCGCGTGGTGGTCTACCTTCTTTGTTGCGTTGCTGGGAAATGCTATCCCTTTTTTCCTGATCAGTTATGGCGAAACGGAAATCGATGCAGGGCTGGCGGCAATCCTGATGTCTGTCGTGCCGCTGACAACGGTGGCGCTGGCGCATTTCGTGACGCATGATGAAAAACTTTCGACGGGCAAGGCGCTTGGCGTGGTTCTTGGCACCATCGGTGTAATTGTTCTGGTCGGACCGGAAACCCTGACCGGGCTTGGCGGACAGCTTGTTTTTCAGCTGGCTGTTTTGATCGCGGCGGTGTGCTACGCGATTTCATCGCTGGTTGCGCGCAATCTGCGCGATCAGCCCCGCGTCGGATCTGCGGCGGTGATTCTGACTTTTGCCGCATTGATGCTCGCCCCCTTTGCGCTGTTTGTTGATCAGCCCTGGAATATGGGATGGGACGTTGATGGGGCGCTATCGATCCTGTATCTGGGGATTTTCCCGACCGGCATTGCCATGTTCCTGATTCTGTATCTGATTGCGCGTGCCGGCGCGAGCTTTGTGGTGTTTAACAATTACCTTGTGCCAGCCGTCGGTGTGATGGTCGGTTTTCTTGTGCTTCAGGAAGTACCTCAGCCCACCAGCGTGATCGCGCTTGGCGTTATTCTGGCCGGGATTGCCGTTTCGCAGATACGTTTCGGGCGAAAGACTGTTAGGGATAAGGATGTTGCCGAGATTGAATGTGACCCGGTAGCACCGATCATGACCGCACCCAATGGTAAAAAGTAG
- a CDS encoding LysR family transcriptional regulator, giving the protein MDRIDAMKVFITALDEGSLAAAARKLGRSPAAVTRALTFLENHIGVQLLHRSTRALRLSEAGERYASACRRILIDIEEADLLAESETKAPRGLLTVTAPITSGAGILRPILDDYLDLHPTVRAKLLLLDRIVSLVDEGIDVALRIAHLTDSNMIAIRVGEVRRLLCASPFYLDNNPPIREIVDLAGHQCIANSQLGETGWSFPSRTADRAPRVVRFTPRLIANGIAGTLPSAVEGKGVTRAYSYQIAEHVERGELRILLPDDEEPPIPVHLVIPEGRLSTPRVRTFVDYVVPRLRAEFSRRNAICARR; this is encoded by the coding sequence ATGGACCGCATTGATGCAATGAAGGTTTTCATCACCGCCCTGGATGAAGGCAGTCTTGCCGCGGCGGCACGAAAGCTTGGCCGGTCCCCCGCTGCAGTCACGCGGGCTTTGACATTTCTGGAAAATCATATCGGTGTGCAATTACTGCACCGTTCCACACGTGCACTTCGTCTTAGCGAGGCGGGTGAACGCTATGCCTCTGCATGCCGTCGCATCCTCATTGATATCGAAGAAGCCGACCTTCTGGCAGAAAGCGAGACAAAGGCACCACGCGGTCTGTTGACCGTAACCGCCCCTATCACCAGCGGGGCCGGTATCCTGCGCCCGATACTTGATGATTATCTTGACCTGCACCCAACAGTACGGGCGAAGCTTCTGTTGCTTGACCGGATTGTCAGTCTTGTTGACGAAGGCATTGATGTGGCATTGCGTATCGCCCATCTGACTGACTCCAACATGATAGCCATCCGCGTGGGCGAAGTCCGGCGCCTGCTGTGTGCTTCGCCGTTCTATCTGGATAACAATCCACCGATCCGCGAGATCGTGGATTTGGCTGGCCATCAATGCATTGCCAATTCCCAGTTAGGCGAAACCGGATGGTCCTTTCCCTCCAGAACAGCCGACCGTGCGCCTCGGGTCGTGCGTTTTACACCCCGCCTGATCGCCAACGGCATTGCTGGCACCCTGCCCTCTGCCGTGGAAGGCAAAGGGGTTACGCGGGCATATTCCTATCAGATTGCCGAACATGTCGAACGGGGCGAATTGCGAATATTACTGCCAGATGACGAAGAACCGCCCATCCCGGTTCATCTTGTCATCCCCGAGGGACGGCTATCCACGCCACGTGTGCGCACCTTTGTCGATTATGTGGTTCCCCGCCTGAGGGCAGAATTCAGCCGCAGGAATGCTATTTGCGCCAGAAGATAA